In a single window of the Melissococcus plutonius ATCC 35311 genome:
- the purN gene encoding phosphoribosylglycinamide formyltransferase has product MKIAIFASGNGSNFQAILDVIKEKKLPISIEFLFCDQPQAFVIKRALKQSILAYCFSQKSFTTKEEYEMELLKLLKKHQVEWIILAGYMRLIGTTLLKYYTERIINIHPSLLPNFKGMHAIEEAYQAGVAQTGITIHYVDQGMDTGTIIAQEIMPISKEDTLESLEKKIHQLEHQLYPKVLADIFTKAERKKTKDAKKASVNKCFE; this is encoded by the coding sequence ATGAAAATAGCTATATTTGCTTCTGGAAATGGGAGTAATTTTCAAGCAATTTTAGACGTGATAAAAGAAAAAAAGCTACCTATTTCTATCGAATTTTTATTTTGTGATCAACCTCAAGCTTTTGTGATAAAAAGAGCACTGAAACAGTCAATTCTTGCTTATTGTTTTTCTCAAAAATCATTTACTACTAAGGAAGAATATGAAATGGAACTATTAAAATTATTAAAAAAACATCAGGTAGAATGGATCATTTTAGCTGGATATATGCGTTTAATTGGCACAACCCTTTTAAAATACTATACAGAAAGAATTATTAATATTCATCCATCATTATTACCAAATTTTAAGGGAATGCACGCCATTGAAGAGGCCTATCAAGCGGGTGTTGCTCAAACAGGAATCACTATTCATTATGTTGATCAAGGAATGGATACTGGGACAATTATTGCTCAAGAAATAATGCCTATTTCAAAAGAGGATACTTTAGAAAGTTTAGAGAAAAAGATTCATCAATTAGAGCATCAATTATACCCAAAAGTTTTGGCTGATATATTCACAAAGGCAGAAAGGAAAAAAACAAAAGATGCGAAAAAAGCGAGCGTTAATAAGTGTTTCGAATAA
- a CDS encoding NCS2 family permease gives MAGVTTFFAMSYILFVNPSVLSKTGMPFQAVFLATIIASIVGTLVMGLFANVPYAQAPGMGLNAFFTFTVVFGMGYRWEQALAMVFICGLLNILITATKIRKLIIQAIPESMQHAIGGGIGIFVAYAGIKNAKLLEFTVQAKPSSSGMVNSDSIVPALGNFNNPAIILAIIGLVLTTVLVISNVQGAILIGIVVTTIIAIPLGVVDLSHIDWQANSLNSSFHELKTTFGAAFGPNGMQSLFNNAIKIPQVLMTIIAFSLSDTFDTIGTFIGTSRQTGIFSSKDKQALEDGDNFPPKMHRALFSDAIATVIGAIFGTSNVTTYVESAAGIGAGGRTGLISVVVAILFALSSLFSPLIAIVPPQATSPALILVGVMMLSAFTNIEWTNLEEAVPAFFASIFMGLCYSISYGIAAGFIFYAIVKIVKRKAKEISPILWIIDALFILNFIVLAII, from the coding sequence ATGGCCGGTGTTACCACTTTTTTTGCTATGAGTTATATTTTGTTTGTAAATCCTTCTGTTTTATCTAAAACAGGCATGCCATTTCAAGCCGTCTTTTTAGCTACGATTATTGCTTCAATTGTTGGAACATTGGTTATGGGTTTATTTGCAAATGTTCCTTATGCACAAGCACCCGGCATGGGATTGAATGCTTTCTTTACATTTACAGTCGTATTTGGAATGGGCTATCGCTGGGAACAAGCATTGGCCATGGTATTTATTTGTGGGTTGCTCAATATTTTGATTACAGCGACTAAAATTCGAAAATTAATTATACAAGCCATACCTGAAAGTATGCAGCATGCTATTGGTGGAGGGATTGGGATATTTGTTGCTTATGCGGGAATTAAAAATGCCAAATTATTGGAATTTACCGTTCAGGCGAAACCATCTTCAAGTGGAATGGTAAATAGTGATAGTATTGTTCCCGCACTAGGAAATTTTAATAATCCGGCAATTATTTTGGCGATTATTGGACTAGTCTTAACAACCGTTTTAGTTATTTCAAATGTTCAGGGAGCAATTTTAATTGGTATTGTTGTGACAACAATTATCGCTATTCCCCTAGGCGTTGTCGATTTATCGCATATTGATTGGCAAGCAAATTCTTTAAATAGCTCTTTTCATGAATTAAAAACCACCTTTGGTGCAGCATTTGGTCCAAATGGTATGCAGTCTTTATTTAATAATGCTATCAAAATTCCTCAAGTTTTGATGACGATTATTGCATTTAGCTTATCTGATACGTTTGATACCATTGGAACATTTATTGGAACTAGTCGTCAAACAGGTATTTTTTCATCAAAAGATAAACAGGCGTTAGAAGATGGCGATAATTTCCCACCAAAAATGCACCGAGCTTTATTTTCAGATGCAATAGCAACAGTAATTGGTGCCATTTTTGGAACATCAAATGTAACGACCTATGTAGAAAGTGCAGCTGGTATTGGGGCAGGTGGACGAACAGGCTTAATATCAGTAGTGGTCGCTATTTTATTTGCTTTAAGCAGTTTATTTTCACCACTAATTGCTATTGTTCCACCTCAGGCAACTTCACCAGCCTTAATTTTAGTGGGTGTAATGATGCTTTCTGCATTTACGAATATTGAATGGACAAATCTAGAAGAAGCAGTACCAGCCTTTTTTGCATCCATTTTTATGGGATTATGTTATAGTATCTCTTATGGTATTGCCGCTGGTTTTATCTTCTATGCCATTGTCAAAATCGTAAAAAGAAAAGCAAAAGAAATTTCACCCATTTTATGGATTATCGATGCTTTATTTATACTGAACTTTATTGTTTTGGCAATCATATAA
- the purD gene encoding phosphoribosylamine--glycine ligase, with product MKLLVIGSGEREHAIALKLLASPLVEQVFCAKGNVGMKKEGIQLVNIEETDFASLIAFAKEEMISWTIVGPEVPLLAGIVDAFEQAGLLIFGPRKQAAMIEGSKIYAKQLMNKYNIPTADYQIFTEVEPALEYTKKQSLPIVIKKEGLAAWKGVIIAETYQQAEQNIKAMLAKNEKEKQAMKRIIIEEFLQGEEVSLLTFIRGTEVFPMPIVQDHKRAFDKDKGPNTGGMGAYSPVQQFSSKQIDEAVKTILIPTAKAMAEEKCPFVGILYAGLLIGKKDIKVIEFNARFGDPETQVLLPRLQSDLAQNIDDLLKNKQPIIQWQTTGYNLGVVVAAKDYPGEYKKEETISEIRLKENQQIYYAGVDETDGTLVTAGGRLFLIESSGDTLKEASENVYGCLNALRLDEDNMFYRKDIGEKGILATESVLLK from the coding sequence TTGAAATTATTAGTGATAGGCAGCGGGGAACGTGAACATGCAATTGCTCTAAAACTTCTTGCAAGTCCATTGGTAGAACAAGTATTTTGTGCAAAAGGAAATGTTGGAATGAAAAAAGAGGGCATCCAATTAGTAAATATAGAAGAAACAGATTTTGCAAGTTTAATCGCTTTTGCAAAAGAAGAAATGATTAGTTGGACAATTGTTGGACCTGAAGTACCGCTATTAGCTGGTATTGTTGATGCATTTGAGCAAGCTGGGCTATTAATTTTTGGTCCTAGAAAACAAGCGGCAATGATTGAAGGTTCAAAAATATATGCGAAGCAGCTAATGAATAAATACAATATTCCAACGGCTGATTATCAAATATTTACAGAAGTTGAACCAGCACTAGAGTATACGAAAAAACAATCTCTACCCATTGTTATTAAAAAAGAGGGCTTAGCTGCATGGAAAGGCGTTATTATTGCTGAAACTTATCAGCAGGCTGAACAAAACATCAAAGCCATGCTAGCAAAAAATGAAAAAGAAAAGCAAGCAATGAAAAGAATAATTATTGAGGAATTTTTACAAGGTGAGGAGGTATCACTACTCACTTTTATCAGAGGAACGGAAGTCTTTCCAATGCCAATTGTCCAAGATCATAAGCGGGCATTTGATAAAGACAAGGGTCCAAATACAGGTGGAATGGGTGCTTATTCACCCGTTCAGCAGTTTTCTTCCAAACAAATTGATGAAGCAGTTAAAACAATATTAATACCAACGGCGAAAGCAATGGCTGAAGAAAAATGTCCTTTTGTCGGTATTCTTTATGCTGGTTTATTAATTGGTAAAAAGGATATAAAGGTCATTGAATTTAATGCTCGCTTTGGTGATCCAGAGACTCAAGTACTTCTTCCACGCTTACAAAGTGATTTGGCACAAAATATTGATGATTTGTTAAAAAATAAACAACCCATTATTCAATGGCAAACGACTGGTTATAATTTAGGTGTTGTAGTAGCAGCAAAAGACTATCCAGGTGAATATAAAAAAGAAGAAACAATATCAGAAATTCGGTTAAAAGAAAATCAACAGATTTATTATGCAGGTGTTGATGAAACTGACGGAACATTGGTAACTGCGGGTGGGCGATTATTTTTAATTGAATCATCAGGGGATACATTAAAAGAAGCTAGTGAAAATGTATATGGTTGCTTAAATGCATTAAGATTAGACGAAGATAACATGTTTTACAGAAAAGATATTGGTGAAAAAGGAATACTAGCTACTGAATCGGTTTTATTAAAGTAA
- a CDS encoding YjzD family protein, with the protein MRYIIVLFWSFILGQVACYIGGALSKQSYDFMWSTIISLTAGIIIILIGHFALPKKKADLPSI; encoded by the coding sequence ATGCGATATATTATTGTTCTTTTTTGGTCATTTATATTAGGACAAGTAGCCTGTTACATTGGTGGTGCACTTAGTAAACAAAGCTATGATTTTATGTGGTCAACAATTATTTCCTTAACAGCAGGCATTATTATTATATTGATTGGACACTTTGCCTTACCCAAGAAAAAAGCTGATTTGCCATCTATCTAA
- the dnaE gene encoding DNA polymerase III subunit alpha — translation MFFPQLQTITSYSLLSSTIRIPELVQRAKKLNYQALAITDKNVLHGSIEFFEQCQQAKIKPIFGLTLEYNIPALNQTAEILLFAKDYIGYQNLMQLSSIKMTEEESFQSIEKNKALFSNLFGIVPVENGEIKLMLDQFNEQKAEQSLQLLVSLFEPASLFMGISLSHNVNTHRELFGFYQQHKLSLAAIQKVSYLHAEDAFALETLTCIKTNKQLDLKNYQYPKNGDDYLRKEDVAREEFLILQAEEAILNAEKIARTCSVELPLHQQLLPHYPISTDKNAKMLLEEICWEKISQRIDLVTEEYKERLKKELSIIHQLNFDDYFLIIWDVLSFAHKRGIITGAGRGSAAGSLVAYVLSITEVDPIKYHLLFERFLNPERYSMPDIDIDLPDNQREEVLQYINKKYGRHHMVQIATFGTMAAKMVLKDVARVFGFSPKEAAYWTAAVPNTLKMTLDRAYKESEKLTTLIHKNKINQLLFQTAKQLEGLPRHVSTHAAGIIISDQNLLKLIPLQMGSNGVLLTQYTMTDVEKIGLLKMDFLGLKNLSIISNIITIIKRVYHKTIQLNQIPLDDRKTLKLFQEGETSGIFQFESAGIRNVLKKIQPSSIEEIAAINALYRPGPMQNIELFVRRKKGQEPIHYLDPSLELILKNTYGIIVYQEQIIQIASTMAGFSLGQADILRRAISKKKKEMLDKEREHFVQGSIRQGYTKQLANDVYNYIEQFANYGFNRSHAFAYSFIGVQMAYLKVHFPDAFFTALLYSVSHNPIKMKEYIGEAKKNKVKILPPSINKSYANFSLQNQKEIVFGLNAIKGIRRELIQNIVEERQKNGVFTSFDEFLFRIDRKWLKAEVLRPLVVTGVFDEIASNRKKIANDLAERIQSVLFSDGNIELFHTLKIKEEEIEDYTLEERLELEESYLGIYLSGHPTEQFSQLYLRKSIQFINDILENQKTQLLIYIKDVRNIRTKRGEQMAFIEGSDMTGEISLTLFPKIYRQLRQNIEKGKVYYIEGKVERSSYNQELQIIVNKLEEAAKLEKQFAALTTCFLKITNEQDTEETFRQIQTIIQQHSGQIPIIIYFEANGQTIMMNKENQIDESPETKKALFSLLGVNNVIFK, via the coding sequence ATGTTTTTTCCACAATTACAAACAATTACTTCTTATTCATTGTTATCAAGTACTATTCGAATTCCTGAACTTGTTCAAAGAGCAAAAAAACTAAACTATCAAGCTTTAGCGATTACAGATAAAAATGTTCTTCATGGCTCTATTGAATTTTTTGAACAGTGTCAACAAGCAAAGATAAAACCAATTTTCGGATTAACACTTGAATACAATATACCTGCATTAAACCAAACGGCAGAAATTTTATTGTTTGCTAAAGATTACATAGGATATCAGAATTTAATGCAGCTTTCTAGTATAAAAATGACAGAGGAAGAATCTTTTCAATCTATAGAAAAAAATAAAGCTCTTTTTTCGAATTTGTTTGGCATTGTTCCGGTTGAAAATGGAGAGATCAAATTAATGCTTGATCAATTTAATGAGCAAAAGGCCGAACAATCTCTTCAATTATTAGTCAGTTTGTTTGAGCCAGCTTCTTTATTTATGGGTATTTCACTTAGTCATAATGTGAACACACACAGAGAACTTTTTGGTTTTTATCAACAACACAAATTGTCACTAGCGGCCATTCAAAAAGTAAGTTACTTGCATGCAGAAGATGCCTTTGCTCTTGAAACGCTAACTTGTATAAAGACAAATAAGCAGTTAGATCTTAAAAATTATCAATATCCAAAAAATGGGGATGACTATTTAAGAAAAGAAGATGTTGCAAGAGAAGAATTTCTTATCTTACAAGCTGAAGAAGCAATTCTAAATGCTGAAAAAATAGCTCGGACGTGTTCGGTAGAACTACCTTTACATCAACAATTATTGCCGCATTATCCAATTTCTACTGATAAAAATGCTAAAATGTTGCTTGAAGAAATTTGTTGGGAAAAAATTTCTCAGCGGATCGATCTGGTAACAGAAGAATATAAAGAGCGCTTAAAAAAAGAATTATCAATTATTCACCAGCTAAATTTTGATGATTACTTTTTAATTATTTGGGATGTTCTCTCTTTTGCACATAAAAGGGGAATTATTACAGGTGCTGGACGAGGCTCAGCCGCCGGCTCTCTCGTTGCCTATGTGCTTTCAATTACAGAGGTGGATCCAATCAAGTACCACTTGTTATTTGAACGTTTTTTAAATCCAGAAAGGTATTCAATGCCAGATATTGACATAGACCTTCCTGACAATCAACGTGAAGAAGTACTTCAATATATCAATAAAAAATATGGCCGTCACCATATGGTTCAAATTGCTACATTTGGTACAATGGCAGCCAAAATGGTATTAAAAGACGTTGCCCGTGTTTTTGGCTTTTCACCAAAGGAAGCAGCCTATTGGACAGCTGCCGTTCCAAATACTTTAAAAATGACATTAGACCGTGCTTATAAGGAATCTGAGAAATTAACGACACTGATACATAAAAATAAAATAAATCAACTATTATTTCAAACTGCTAAACAGCTAGAAGGATTGCCTAGACATGTTTCGACGCATGCAGCTGGAATCATTATTAGTGATCAAAACCTACTAAAATTGATCCCACTTCAAATGGGATCAAATGGAGTCTTACTGACACAATATACAATGACGGATGTGGAAAAAATTGGTTTATTAAAGATGGACTTCTTAGGTTTAAAAAATCTTTCAATTATAAGTAACATAATAACCATTATAAAACGTGTTTATCACAAAACAATTCAATTAAATCAAATTCCACTTGATGATAGAAAAACATTGAAACTTTTTCAAGAGGGAGAAACAAGTGGCATTTTTCAGTTTGAATCGGCTGGAATTCGGAATGTCCTTAAAAAAATACAACCATCAAGTATTGAAGAGATTGCAGCGATCAACGCCTTATATAGACCAGGACCCATGCAAAATATTGAATTATTTGTTCGACGAAAGAAAGGACAGGAACCTATTCATTATTTAGATCCATCATTAGAGCTAATTCTAAAAAATACTTACGGGATTATCGTTTATCAAGAACAAATTATCCAGATTGCTTCAACGATGGCTGGGTTTAGCTTAGGACAAGCAGATATTTTAAGACGAGCGATTAGTAAAAAGAAAAAAGAAATGCTTGATAAGGAACGTGAACACTTTGTTCAGGGATCTATCAGACAAGGATATACAAAGCAATTGGCAAATGATGTTTATAATTATATAGAACAATTTGCTAATTATGGCTTTAATCGTTCACATGCATTTGCTTATTCTTTTATTGGAGTTCAAATGGCATATTTAAAAGTACATTTTCCAGATGCGTTTTTTACAGCTCTATTGTACTCAGTCAGTCATAATCCAATTAAAATGAAAGAATATATTGGTGAGGCCAAAAAAAATAAGGTGAAGATTTTACCTCCTTCTATCAATAAAAGCTATGCAAATTTTTCTTTACAGAATCAAAAGGAAATCGTATTCGGATTAAATGCTATTAAAGGCATCCGAAGAGAGTTGATTCAAAATATAGTAGAAGAACGTCAAAAAAATGGTGTCTTCACTTCTTTTGATGAATTTTTATTTCGAATTGACAGGAAATGGTTAAAAGCAGAGGTATTGCGGCCATTAGTCGTCACAGGTGTTTTTGATGAAATAGCATCAAATAGAAAAAAAATAGCAAATGATTTGGCTGAAAGAATTCAGAGTGTCTTGTTCAGTGATGGCAATATAGAATTATTTCATACTTTAAAAATAAAAGAGGAAGAAATAGAAGACTATACGCTGGAAGAACGTTTAGAATTAGAAGAATCTTATTTAGGCATCTATCTATCTGGACATCCTACAGAACAATTTTCCCAACTCTATTTAAGAAAATCCATTCAATTTATTAATGATATTTTAGAAAACCAAAAAACGCAATTGCTTATTTATATAAAAGATGTAAGAAATATTCGAACAAAAAGAGGGGAGCAAATGGCTTTTATTGAAGGAAGTGATATGACAGGCGAAATCTCTCTCACACTCTTTCCAAAAATTTATAGGCAATTAAGACAAAATATTGAAAAAGGAAAAGTTTATTATATAGAAGGAAAAGTGGAAAGAAGTTCTTACAATCAAGAATTGCAAATCATTGTGAATAAATTAGAAGAAGCAGCAAAACTTGAAAAACAATTTGCTGCATTGACTACTTGTTTTCTGAAAATAACAAATGAACAAGATACAGAAGAAACCTTTAGGCAGATTCAAACAATTATTCAACAACATTCTGGTCAAATACCTATTATCATTTATTTTGAAGCTAATGGCCAGACGATTATGATGAATAAAGAAAATCAAATTGATGAATCTCCAGAAACAAAGAAAGCCCTCTTTTCATTACTCGGTGTAAATAATGTTATTTTTAAATGA
- the pfkA gene encoding 6-phosphofructokinase produces MKRIGILTSGGDAPGMNAAIRAVVRKGIYDKIEVYGINYGYAGLVAGDIRRLDVSDVGDKIQRGGTFLYSARYPEFATEEGQLKGIEQLKKFGIEGLVVVGGDGSYQGALALTKRGFPAIGIPGTIDNDIPGTDFTIGFDTAINTVLESIDRIRDTATSHVRTFVIEVMGRNAGDIALWSGVAGGADEIVIPEHNFDMASVAKRIQEGRDRGKKHCLIILAEGVMGGHEFAEKLSDFGDFHTRVSILGHMVRGGSPSARDRVLASKFGAYAVELLEQGRGGLCVGVVDNKMVSSDIIDTLKNKHHDPDMSLYGLNQQISF; encoded by the coding sequence ATGAAACGCATTGGTATTTTAACCAGCGGTGGCGATGCACCAGGAATGAATGCTGCAATTCGGGCAGTTGTCCGAAAAGGAATCTATGACAAAATAGAAGTTTACGGAATCAATTATGGGTATGCAGGATTAGTTGCTGGTGATATTCGTCGTTTAGATGTTTCTGATGTTGGTGACAAGATTCAACGAGGAGGCACCTTTTTATACTCTGCTCGTTACCCAGAATTTGCAACTGAAGAAGGGCAATTAAAGGGAATTGAGCAATTAAAAAAATTTGGTATTGAAGGATTGGTCGTTGTAGGCGGTGATGGTTCCTATCAGGGAGCACTTGCTTTGACAAAACGCGGGTTTCCAGCAATTGGGATTCCAGGAACAATCGATAACGATATTCCAGGTACAGATTTTACAATTGGGTTTGATACAGCTATTAATACGGTTCTTGAATCGATTGATAGAATTCGCGATACTGCAACTTCTCATGTACGCACATTTGTTATTGAGGTGATGGGAAGGAATGCAGGAGACATTGCTTTATGGTCTGGTGTTGCTGGCGGTGCAGACGAAATTGTTATTCCTGAACATAACTTTGATATGGCTTCTGTAGCAAAACGTATTCAAGAAGGACGAGATCGTGGTAAGAAGCATTGTTTAATTATCCTAGCAGAAGGCGTAATGGGCGGACATGAATTTGCAGAAAAACTTTCTGACTTTGGTGATTTTCACACAAGAGTTTCCATTTTAGGTCATATGGTTCGTGGTGGTTCTCCAAGTGCTCGCGATCGTGTTCTAGCCAGCAAATTTGGCGCATATGCGGTTGAGCTTCTTGAACAAGGAAGAGGCGGTCTATGTGTTGGTGTTGTCGACAATAAGATGGTTTCATCAGACATTATTGATACACTTAAAAACAAGCACCATGATCCAGATATGTCCTTATATGGATTAAATCAGCAAATATCTTTTTAA
- the purF gene encoding amidophosphoribosyltransferase — MSAEVRSLNEECGIFGIWGHEQASQIVYFGLHCLQHRGQEGAGIISNDQGKLLGHRDLGLLADVFKEEDALKKLTGTSAIGHVRYATAGNRTIENIQPFLFNFCDGSFGLAHNGNLTNATTLKKQLERSGTIFQSTSDTEILMHLIRKNKQPTFIERLKASLNQVKGGFAYLMITEKNMIAALDANAFRPLVVGQMKNGAYIISSETCALEGVGATFVRDVQPGEIIIIDDNGCYSDFFTKNTKHSICSMEFIYFARPDSTIAGVNVHTARKNTGRRLAIEAPVEADMVIGVPNSSLSAASGYAETSGIPYELGLVKNQYIARTFIQPTQKLREQGVKMKLSAVCSVVSEKRVIIVDDSIVRGTTSRRIVRLLKEAGAKEVHVRIASPPIKYLCFYGIDIQTKEELIASNHSVEEIRQLINADSLAFLSETGLIQAIDLPYKNEPYNGLCMAYFNGDYPTPLYDYENEFLTALSISL, encoded by the coding sequence ATGTCTGCTGAAGTAAGAAGTTTAAACGAAGAATGTGGGATATTTGGTATATGGGGTCATGAACAAGCCAGTCAAATCGTTTACTTCGGTTTGCATTGTCTACAACATCGTGGACAGGAAGGCGCTGGCATTATTTCAAATGATCAAGGAAAATTATTGGGACATCGTGATCTTGGATTGCTTGCTGATGTATTTAAAGAAGAGGATGCATTAAAAAAACTAACAGGAACAAGTGCTATCGGGCATGTTCGCTATGCAACTGCTGGAAATAGAACCATTGAAAATATTCAACCCTTTTTATTTAACTTTTGTGATGGTTCATTTGGTCTAGCTCATAATGGTAATCTGACAAATGCAACTACATTGAAAAAGCAGTTAGAGCGTTCTGGAACTATTTTTCAATCCACTTCAGATACTGAAATATTAATGCATCTCATTAGAAAGAATAAACAGCCAACCTTTATTGAACGCTTGAAAGCGAGTTTAAATCAAGTCAAAGGTGGTTTTGCTTATCTAATGATTACAGAAAAGAATATGATTGCCGCCTTAGATGCCAATGCCTTTCGTCCTTTAGTAGTCGGACAAATGAAAAATGGTGCCTATATTATTTCTAGTGAAACTTGTGCCTTAGAAGGAGTAGGAGCTACCTTTGTTCGAGACGTTCAACCCGGAGAAATTATTATCATTGATGATAATGGTTGCTATTCCGATTTTTTTACAAAAAATACCAAGCATTCAATCTGTTCAATGGAGTTTATCTATTTTGCACGTCCTGACTCAACCATTGCTGGTGTAAATGTTCATACCGCTAGAAAAAATACGGGTAGACGTTTAGCGATTGAAGCACCAGTAGAAGCTGACATGGTCATTGGTGTTCCAAATTCGTCATTATCGGCTGCTAGTGGGTATGCTGAAACAAGCGGAATTCCTTATGAATTAGGTCTAGTTAAAAATCAATATATTGCTCGTACCTTTATCCAACCTACCCAAAAATTAAGAGAACAAGGTGTCAAAATGAAACTGTCAGCAGTTTGTAGTGTTGTTAGTGAAAAAAGAGTTATTATTGTAGACGATTCAATTGTTAGAGGAACGACAAGTCGCCGAATTGTTCGTCTTTTAAAAGAAGCGGGTGCCAAGGAAGTCCATGTTCGAATTGCTTCACCACCAATAAAATATCTCTGTTTTTATGGTATTGATATTCAAACTAAAGAAGAATTAATTGCTTCCAACCATTCGGTTGAGGAAATCCGTCAGTTGATTAATGCTGATTCATTAGCTTTTCTCAGTGAAACAGGCTTAATTCAGGCAATTGATCTTCCTTATAAAAATGAACCTTATAATGGACTATGTATGGCTTACTTTAATGGGGATTATCCAACGCCACTTTATGATTATGAAAATGAATTTTTAACTGCTCTTTCTATTTCTTTATAA
- a CDS encoding multidrug efflux MFS transporter — translation MKINWKRNLIITWIGCFFTGASMNLVMPFIPVYIEQLGTSKNQVELFSGLAISITAFASAIVAPIWGNLADRKGRKIMMIRAASGMTITMGALAFVPNVYWLLILRFFNGVLAGYIPNATAMIASQAPKERSGWALGTLSTGAIAGTLIGPSIGGALAQWFGMKNVFLITGGILLVTALLTILFVQEQFQPVEKEDIISTKEIFSKMQYFSILIGLFLTTLILQMDVNSINPILTLYIRSLSHDHSNILFISGLIVSSAGISAVISSPILGRLGDKIGNQKILLVGLLLSIICYIPMSFAQSPLQLGILRFLLGFATGALMPSINTLINKITPTEGISRIYSYNQMCSNFGQVLGPLVGSTVAHSFGYRMVFIVTACFTFSNICLSLFNFRKVLNKRF, via the coding sequence ATGAAGATTAATTGGAAAAGAAATTTAATTATTACTTGGATAGGCTGCTTTTTTACAGGAGCAAGTATGAATTTAGTGATGCCGTTTATCCCGGTTTATATTGAACAATTAGGTACATCAAAAAATCAGGTTGAGCTATTTTCAGGCCTAGCAATTTCAATAACTGCTTTTGCTTCAGCAATTGTTGCTCCTATTTGGGGAAATTTAGCAGATCGAAAAGGCAGAAAAATCATGATGATTCGTGCAGCATCTGGAATGACTATCACAATGGGCGCCTTGGCATTTGTTCCCAATGTCTATTGGTTATTGATTTTGCGCTTTTTCAATGGTGTATTAGCTGGGTATATTCCAAATGCAACAGCTATGATTGCATCACAAGCACCAAAGGAAAGAAGTGGTTGGGCGCTTGGAACACTTTCTACTGGAGCAATCGCTGGTACTTTAATTGGACCATCTATTGGTGGAGCATTAGCTCAGTGGTTTGGAATGAAGAATGTTTTTCTTATTACCGGAGGAATTTTATTAGTAACAGCTTTATTGACGATTTTATTTGTTCAAGAACAATTTCAACCAGTGGAAAAAGAAGATATCATTTCTACAAAAGAAATTTTTTCAAAAATGCAATATTTTTCAATACTTATTGGGTTGTTTTTAACGACTTTGATTTTACAAATGGATGTAAATAGTATAAATCCAATTTTAACATTATATATTCGTTCTTTAAGTCATGATCATTCAAATATTTTATTTATCAGTGGATTGATTGTATCATCAGCTGGAATTTCCGCTGTTATTTCTTCGCCAATTTTGGGAAGACTTGGAGATAAGATTGGAAACCAAAAAATTCTATTAGTCGGACTGTTGCTATCTATTATTTGTTATATACCAATGTCGTTTGCTCAATCACCACTTCAGCTTGGAATTTTACGTTTTCTCTTAGGGTTTGCAACTGGAGCGCTTATGCCTTCAATCAATACACTCATTAATAAAATAACACCTACAGAAGGAATAAGTAGGATATATAGTTATAATCAAATGTGTAGTAATTTTGGTCAAGTACTCGGGCCACTCGTAGGTTCAACCGTTGCACATAGCTTTGGTTATCGCATGGTATTTATTGTTACAGCTTGTTTTACCTTTAGCAATATCTGTCTTTCTCTGTTTAATTTTAGAAAAGTTTTAAACAAACGATTTTAA